Below is a genomic region from Campylobacter concisus ATCC 51562.
ACTGGCTTTAATCCCAAACTATCACCAAACTGAGCGTATCCATACTGAGCGATACCAACACGCACCATATCATCATCGATTTCACTTGCTCTTTCAAGCGCAGCTGAGTTGTGAGAGTGAAAGATCGGTTTTTTGATGCCAAACTCATCACAAAGAGCTAAAATTTTCTCTTTTGCAGCCCTAAAATTTTCTCTTTGCACGAAATAATCAGCATTTAGCTCATCGCTTGCACGAAAATGAGTATAAGCTCCAAGAAGCTCTAAATTCTTTCTTGTTAAAATTTCAAACGCGTAATCAAGCTCGCTTATATCAAGCCCATTTCTATGCATACCAGTGTCGATTGCAAGGTTGATTTTTGTATTTTCTTTTATCTTTAAAAGTGCGTCTATGTCGTTTATCGCATAGATAAATTTACTACTTTCATTTCCGGTTGGGATATGTGAGAGAATGAGAATATTTTCAAATATGTCAGAAATTTCATTTGCCTCAAACTCGCTTTTTACAGCACAAATTTCTATTCCAAATTTTTTAGCCTCACTAGCAATAAGCCTTGCGCCATGGCCATAAGCATTGTCTTTTAACACAACTATTACTTTCTCTTTGCCACCAGTTTTAGCACAAATTTGAGTGAGGTTATGAATATATGAAGCTTTATTCAGGCGTATTTCAGACATTAAAATTCACATTAAAGGCAGTATAAACATCCGGTAAAAGTTTTCTTACGTTGTAGTCAAATGCATAAAATTTAGCGTAAATTTCTTTCAGAT
It encodes:
- a CDS encoding alanine racemase; the encoded protein is MSEIRLNKASYIHNLTQICAKTGGKEKVIVVLKDNAYGHGARLIASEAKKFGIEICAVKSEFEANEISDIFENILILSHIPTGNESSKFIYAINDIDALLKIKENTKINLAIDTGMHRNGLDISELDYAFEILTRKNLELLGAYTHFRASDELNADYFVQRENFRAAKEKILALCDEFGIKKPIFHSHNSAALERASEIDDDMVRVGIAQYGYAQFGDSLGLKPVLSLWAKRVSRRILKSGQGVGYGAKFSAKEDINVATYDLGYGDGLLRYNGCGELRLANNEPILGKISMDSFSCKDSGEWVCVFEDANIWAKFFDTISYDILVKLSPNIIRKFI